ACATGATGCACCAGCCTGCAATGCGAACGCCGTATTTGTGGAAGGGAGTAATAGTGGCATATTCCGGATCGATCTTCGCAATCAGTTTCTGGTATTCACTCCAGCAACCGAAATGAACAATCGTGAAGAGAATGAAAAAACTCCAGTGATTCCACAACAAACCCAACAGCATCACTACCACAAAAACTGCGGCTGTAAGGGAGCGGGTTTTCAATGTGGCCATATTCAAAGCCATGCTGATATTGGATTTATGCTATAAATTGATTGGTGGGTGTGAGTCCTTCCGTATCATACACTTTGGACCAGGTAACGGTGGATTTGCTTTTGAAATACCACAGGATCACCCAAACAGCTATGAAGCTTACTACTGCTGACAACACCGGCATCTGCGGGTTCTCATTCACATATTTCGGCATATAGGAAACGGCGATCACCTGCACGGCATTGATCACGAAATGTGCAATGATACTGGTCCACAAACTGCCGCTATACCAATACAACACACCCAGCACAATGCCGAGCGCCGCCCTCGGCAGGAATCCAAGGAACTGGAAGTGCATGGCGCTGAAAAATATTCCGGTGATGATGATACCGGCCCAGGCATTTTTGGTGAGATGGATCAACACACGCTGCACTGCTCCGCGAAAGAAAATCTCTTCACAGAATGCAGGCACCAGGGCCACTACTATCAGGTTGATCACAACATCCATGGGCGAATTCACTTTCAGGATCGTCTCCATGGTCTTGCCCGCTGTTTTTTCCAGTTGACGCAAATGCTCGGTAACAGGCAACTCCTGGTTGATCTGCCCTAACCAGAACATGGCCGGCAATGCCACCAGTGCACAAATACCTGATAAGATGAACATATTTGGCTTTTCCGGCTTGCGGAAGCCCAGGAAATAGAATTGTTTGCTTCTGAACGTGAACACTGCAAAAAGAAATGCGGGGAAAAAGAAAAATGCCACTGAAGTGATGATCTGGCTCCATTTGAGTGATTCAACAGCACCGGGCCTGCTGAGATCTACTTTTACCTCCTCATTACTAAAGAGTATGTTAAGAAACATCGTAATTAGAAGCGGTGAAGCGCATAACAAGAGCGCTCCCAATTGCTTTCTGGGGGATCTAATCTTCAAATGACCGGTCATAAGCTGGTATAAACAAATATTAGTATGTAAATTTGCAACCGGCTCAAAGATACAGTTTCCAACGATGGTACATATCGGCAATATAACGCTCCCTGATTTTCCACTGCTTCTTGCTCCCATGGAGGATGTAAGCGATCCCCCCTTCCGTTATGTGTGTAAACAAAACGGCGCAGATCTCATGTATAGTGAGTTCATCTCCAGTGAAGGATTGATCCGCGATGCTATCAAGAGCAGGCAGAAACTGGATTTCTCCGAATTCGAAAGGCCATTCGGTATCCAGATCTTCGGAGGCGATGAAGAAGCAATGGCCATGAGCGCCAAAATTGTTGACACTGTTCAACCAGACCTGGTAGATATCAATTTCGGTTGTCCGGTAAAGAAAGTAGTGAGCAAAGGAGCCGGCGCTGCCGTTCTGAAAGATGTAGACCT
This portion of the Pseudobacter ginsenosidimutans genome encodes:
- a CDS encoding CPBP family intramembrane glutamic endopeptidase; its protein translation is MFLNILFSNEEVKVDLSRPGAVESLKWSQIITSVAFFFFPAFLFAVFTFRSKQFYFLGFRKPEKPNMFILSGICALVALPAMFWLGQINQELPVTEHLRQLEKTAGKTMETILKVNSPMDVVINLIVVALVPAFCEEIFFRGAVQRVLIHLTKNAWAGIIITGIFFSAMHFQFLGFLPRAALGIVLGVLYWYSGSLWTSIIAHFVINAVQVIAVSYMPKYVNENPQMPVLSAVVSFIAVWVILWYFKSKSTVTWSKVYDTEGLTPTNQFIA